A DNA window from Pontimonas salivibrio contains the following coding sequences:
- a CDS encoding DUF3499 family protein: MRERRPIERRCSKISCEQTAQHTLTYVYADQEVVIGPLAVQAEPHSYDLCAPHATALTAPQGWQVVRYRPEPDFY; encoded by the coding sequence ATGCGTGAGCGACGACCCATCGAGCGTCGGTGCAGCAAAATCAGTTGCGAACAGACCGCACAGCACACCCTGACCTATGTGTATGCCGACCAGGAGGTCGTGATTGGGCCACTGGCCGTGCAGGCGGAACCGCACTCTTATGACCTGTGTGCTCCACACGCCACAGCGTTGACAGCCCCACAGGGCTGGCAGGTGGTGCGCTACCGCCCGGAGCCCGATTTCTACTGA
- a CDS encoding phosphomannomutase/phosphoglucomutase yields the protein MAISAVDAIVKSYDIRGVVENQLTPLVAYALGVAAVAELGLEGKGFIVGHDMRPSSPELARALEAGARDSGANVRSVGLASTDMVYFASGRFDEAAAMITASHNPPEYNGIKFAKAGAKGVSFDNGLSGIRDRAKAWLGKDIQVTIPAEPSGVTDVLIGYAEFLRSLVDISDGRRLKVVVDAANGMAGYTVPAVLGTGVGLDELPLDVVPLYFELDGTFPNHEANPLEPKNLVDLQQAVVAHGADVGLAFDGDADRCFVVDERGEPVSPSVVGSIVAKREIRRVRETSGEDTPTVLHNLICSRVVAETIAAEGGIPVRTSVGHSLIKDVMARTNAVCGAEHSAHYYFRDFFGADSGMLAALHVLAERGAADVPLSEIAKDYMPYVQSGEINTRVSDVHAVVQRIEQAFDQRATIDRLDGLTVTGPGEGPAMWWFNVRASNTEPLLRLNVEAGSLDTLDAVTSEVQALIAAE from the coding sequence ATGGCCATTTCTGCCGTGGACGCAATCGTCAAAAGCTACGACATTCGGGGTGTGGTGGAAAACCAACTCACCCCACTCGTCGCCTACGCCTTAGGGGTTGCCGCGGTAGCGGAGCTGGGCCTGGAGGGTAAAGGTTTCATTGTTGGACACGACATGCGACCCAGCTCGCCCGAGCTGGCCAGAGCGTTGGAAGCGGGTGCTCGCGACTCCGGCGCGAATGTGCGGTCAGTGGGCTTGGCCTCGACTGACATGGTCTATTTCGCCTCCGGTCGCTTCGATGAAGCCGCCGCGATGATTACCGCCAGTCACAACCCTCCCGAATACAACGGCATCAAGTTTGCCAAGGCGGGCGCCAAAGGCGTCAGCTTTGATAACGGGTTATCGGGTATTCGCGATCGCGCCAAAGCGTGGTTGGGCAAGGACATCCAGGTCACCATCCCCGCGGAGCCTTCAGGGGTGACCGACGTGTTGATTGGTTACGCAGAGTTTTTGCGCAGCCTGGTGGACATTTCGGATGGTCGCCGCCTGAAGGTGGTTGTCGATGCGGCAAACGGGATGGCCGGTTATACGGTGCCGGCCGTGTTGGGCACTGGCGTGGGTTTAGACGAGCTTCCCCTCGACGTTGTTCCGCTCTATTTCGAGCTGGATGGTACCTTCCCGAACCACGAAGCAAACCCATTGGAGCCCAAAAACCTGGTCGATTTACAACAGGCTGTTGTGGCCCACGGCGCGGATGTTGGTTTAGCGTTTGATGGCGATGCGGATCGGTGTTTCGTCGTTGATGAGAGGGGTGAGCCGGTGAGCCCCAGCGTGGTCGGGTCGATTGTCGCCAAACGAGAAATCCGGAGGGTGCGAGAAACCTCCGGTGAGGACACCCCCACCGTGTTACACAACCTGATTTGTTCGCGTGTGGTGGCTGAAACGATTGCCGCCGAAGGCGGCATCCCCGTGCGGACTTCGGTGGGCCACTCGTTGATTAAAGACGTGATGGCCAGAACTAATGCAGTGTGTGGTGCTGAACACAGCGCCCACTACTACTTCCGAGACTTTTTTGGCGCCGACTCTGGCATGTTGGCGGCCCTGCACGTATTGGCTGAGCGCGGTGCTGCGGATGTGCCGCTGAGTGAAATTGCCAAGGACTACATGCCCTACGTCCAGTCGGGGGAAATTAACACCAGGGTGAGTGACGTTCACGCGGTGGTCCAGCGCATCGAACAGGCTTTTGATCAGCGGGCCACCATTGACCGCCTTGACGGGTTGACTGTCACAGGACCCGGTGAAGGCCCCGCAATGTGGTGGTTCAACGTTCGAGCCTCCAACACCGAACCCTTACTTCGGCTCAATGTGGAAGCAGGCTCACTGGACACCTTGGACGCGGTCACCTCAGAAGTTCAGGCACTGATTGCCGCAGAGTAG
- a CDS encoding glycosyltransferase, with product MRRRVHAVVIARRRGDRLIQTLEALRAQRLSPDTTVVVDLTGDASSEEMFREQLGRDSTVTIVPGRLAMGWSEALNVARMTLPEDGWMWVLRDDTTPQDDALMHLHSAVDGAPSVVVAGPKQRMTDHPGWLREFGETITVWGERQAIVDRELDQGQYDRMSDVMAVGDAGMLIQLGVFDALGGADPALDPLDAPLDLGIRARLAGHRVMAVPQAVIFVERGPADWRAGKDLGSATMFRLDRATWLYRRFAYSPWWALIPLVVVALPGALVRSAWQFATKRPDLAVSEIVATLYALWRLPQAIVAKMRLGQSKSVSWAAIAPLRMSPGDHRRRRQLRAEARFASAEESARALTRPAFWPAGAWLIVGLAALGALISGPLVGARALVGGGLLPLATSIESLWAEVRWLQPYTVGEVWGQQLVPADPANLVLALIGSLTWWSPSLALVGLWFAAPLISGLIAWWAGSQFLQRQLATTVFAVVWVLQPTFILALTEGRWQAVVLHMALPWLFATMLTAHTSWQRAAAGGFATALVTALAPVLWPAVLVGWLVVILAKGWKQPGRALLGTLPLALVPALVWWIPRWAAPGEIGLVEGLGRFLADPGVAQAAGEANWWWYLLGWPVTPTTAELGGVSFELSTIALWLAIPLVALALAVFSTRRGDIQVALGAFIFAGLVTAVSAEGISQGYLGTQLVSIWPGSAVFVIVLGLAAAAASTVDELQPESFAWGAGVGARRASAGVLSVAVVVTALAAITPLAGGIWGDQSVVQARAEARTVPAIVAAEARSHPAQGTLIITQGATPEVFETSIVRGVGNTLERQSSLYRQRPVGTDNLAAQRAALVATIVQPTSADPRASLRDLGIRFILFRGDPDSDAALTIGQRSYFIQSGATDESVLFQVDLGDPEVPEEIPPTPSQARADGLWLVTWLLWGVLALPTERTPRRRSEEGDDASSLQRVLDEDTDD from the coding sequence ATGCGCCGCCGGGTCCACGCCGTCGTCATTGCCCGCAGGCGCGGCGATCGGCTCATCCAGACCCTTGAAGCTCTGCGCGCCCAACGGTTAAGCCCCGATACCACCGTTGTGGTGGACCTTACCGGCGATGCCTCCTCCGAGGAAATGTTCCGCGAACAACTCGGGCGAGACAGTACGGTCACCATCGTTCCCGGCCGCCTGGCAATGGGCTGGTCGGAAGCGCTCAATGTCGCCCGCATGACACTTCCCGAAGACGGATGGATGTGGGTGTTGCGCGATGACACCACACCCCAAGACGACGCGCTCATGCACTTACATTCAGCGGTGGACGGGGCGCCATCGGTAGTGGTGGCAGGACCTAAACAGCGCATGACAGACCATCCTGGATGGTTGCGCGAATTTGGCGAAACCATCACCGTGTGGGGTGAGCGTCAAGCCATCGTCGACCGTGAACTCGACCAGGGTCAATACGACCGGATGAGCGACGTGATGGCTGTCGGAGACGCGGGCATGCTCATCCAATTGGGAGTGTTCGACGCGTTAGGGGGAGCAGATCCCGCACTTGACCCCCTCGATGCTCCTCTCGATTTGGGAATCCGCGCCCGACTCGCCGGACACCGCGTCATGGCGGTACCCCAAGCGGTCATATTTGTGGAACGCGGGCCCGCTGATTGGCGCGCCGGCAAAGACCTTGGCAGTGCAACCATGTTCCGCTTAGATCGGGCGACTTGGCTCTACCGCCGCTTTGCCTACAGTCCTTGGTGGGCACTCATTCCCCTCGTTGTGGTGGCTCTGCCTGGCGCGTTGGTGCGCTCGGCGTGGCAATTTGCCACCAAACGGCCCGATCTGGCCGTATCCGAAATCGTCGCCACCCTCTACGCCCTCTGGCGCCTGCCCCAAGCGATTGTTGCCAAAATGCGCTTGGGCCAATCAAAATCGGTGAGTTGGGCGGCCATCGCCCCGCTTCGAATGTCGCCCGGCGACCATCGACGCCGCCGGCAATTGCGCGCCGAAGCGCGTTTTGCCTCCGCAGAAGAATCCGCCAGGGCTCTTACCCGGCCGGCCTTCTGGCCTGCTGGCGCCTGGCTGATTGTGGGCTTAGCAGCGTTAGGGGCGCTCATTTCAGGCCCGCTGGTGGGCGCTCGCGCCCTCGTGGGGGGAGGACTGTTGCCTCTGGCGACCTCCATCGAATCGCTGTGGGCTGAGGTCCGATGGTTACAGCCTTACACAGTGGGTGAAGTGTGGGGCCAACAGCTTGTGCCCGCTGATCCGGCGAATCTGGTGCTGGCCCTCATCGGGTCCCTCACCTGGTGGTCACCCTCACTGGCATTAGTCGGTTTGTGGTTTGCCGCACCACTCATTTCCGGATTAATCGCCTGGTGGGCGGGTTCCCAATTTTTGCAACGCCAACTGGCCACCACCGTGTTTGCCGTCGTATGGGTCCTGCAGCCGACATTCATTCTGGCTCTCACCGAAGGGCGCTGGCAGGCGGTTGTCCTCCACATGGCCCTGCCGTGGTTGTTTGCCACGATGTTGACCGCGCATACCTCCTGGCAACGGGCAGCGGCCGGTGGTTTTGCCACTGCGCTGGTCACCGCACTGGCCCCCGTGCTGTGGCCGGCAGTCCTGGTCGGCTGGCTTGTGGTGATTCTCGCGAAGGGGTGGAAGCAGCCCGGACGTGCACTGCTGGGAACCCTGCCCTTGGCGCTTGTCCCCGCTCTCGTGTGGTGGATTCCCCGCTGGGCCGCACCCGGAGAAATCGGCTTAGTCGAAGGTTTAGGGCGATTTCTCGCCGACCCTGGGGTGGCACAAGCTGCTGGAGAGGCTAACTGGTGGTGGTACCTGCTGGGCTGGCCGGTAACCCCCACTACTGCCGAGCTTGGTGGGGTGAGCTTCGAGCTCAGCACGATCGCCCTATGGTTGGCCATTCCTCTCGTGGCCCTAGCGCTCGCGGTCTTCTCGACGCGACGTGGTGATATCCAGGTGGCCTTGGGTGCTTTTATCTTCGCCGGTCTTGTGACCGCAGTGAGCGCGGAGGGGATTTCGCAGGGGTATTTGGGTACCCAACTGGTATCCATCTGGCCGGGCAGTGCGGTGTTTGTCATTGTCTTAGGCCTGGCTGCTGCAGCGGCGTCCACTGTGGACGAGCTTCAGCCGGAATCGTTTGCCTGGGGTGCTGGTGTGGGTGCACGGCGAGCATCCGCCGGGGTCCTTTCAGTTGCTGTGGTTGTGACAGCGCTCGCCGCCATCACCCCCCTCGCCGGTGGTATCTGGGGCGATCAGTCAGTCGTGCAGGCTCGGGCCGAAGCGCGCACCGTGCCGGCCATCGTTGCGGCCGAGGCGCGTTCACATCCCGCTCAAGGCACGTTGATTATTACCCAGGGAGCCACACCAGAAGTATTCGAGACCTCCATCGTGCGCGGGGTGGGCAACACTCTTGAGCGGCAAAGCTCTCTCTATCGTCAGCGACCAGTCGGCACCGACAACTTGGCAGCACAGCGCGCTGCGCTCGTGGCCACCATCGTTCAACCTACTAGCGCTGACCCGCGTGCCAGTCTTCGAGATCTCGGCATTCGCTTCATCTTGTTTCGAGGTGACCCCGATAGCGATGCGGCGTTAACGATCGGACAGCGTTCCTACTTCATCCAATCTGGCGCCACCGACGAATCAGTCCTCTTTCAAGTGGACCTCGGCGACCCCGAGGTCCCCGAAGAAATCCCCCCCACCCCGAGTCAGGCCCGAGCGGATGGCTTGTGGCTGGTGACCTGGCTGCTGTGGGGTGTGTTGGCACTGCCCACCGAACGCACACCCCGTCGACGCTCAGAAGAGGGCGACGACGCGTCCTCCCTTCAGCGAGTGTTAGATGAGGACACCGATGACTGA
- a CDS encoding DUF5719 family protein yields the protein MTEPNSTNPDTTNPDTPNQASDAAARQGQHGLTGSRGLGNSQAPSVARIGSAALGLILLAGSLGAVSQNIPQSVVSALPGPATTLQPIAATAEAPNQQVICPGPFLTFVAQETTPRGFSDPELTRLGSQSTEVTLESEDFLQEFAGTDGDLAPAPVFLEQPAEAGFLGAASSARIDSIFAWGLAAQTCQTPVSEGWLVAGSTSTGRQGVISLSNPGSVPATVDLGVYGQSGPVTAPAGRGILLQPGERRVFSLSGLAPAEESPVISMRSAGTPVSVTLHTALIRGLDPDGADLVGLQGAPSTLRVLPGMWLESENALARVSGQDGYSDIGPVLRLLAPEVDAQAVVRVIRPIAGDVVSEVSLEAGRVFDIALDTLGEGHAAVVIESDQPIVAGVKHSSVGDPRTDLAWLPSAPLINGPGSVVVPGGPDATLHVVNNADQPGTLKFARVSEDGEQVLAAGEIDLPAQGLSVRSLGGGGGAYIFESDVEVAIGVVLREDGELANLVATPPPAASPEILVYAR from the coding sequence ATGACTGAGCCGAATTCGACCAACCCCGATACGACCAACCCCGATACGCCCAATCAGGCGTCCGATGCCGCAGCCCGTCAGGGGCAACACGGTCTAACAGGTTCGCGGGGTCTTGGGAATAGCCAGGCACCTTCAGTGGCTCGTATTGGCTCAGCAGCCTTGGGGCTTATCCTGTTGGCGGGTTCGCTTGGGGCTGTGAGCCAAAACATCCCCCAGTCGGTGGTGTCAGCGCTACCGGGCCCAGCCACCACCCTTCAGCCCATTGCGGCTACCGCGGAGGCACCCAACCAGCAGGTGATTTGTCCCGGCCCCTTCCTGACATTCGTCGCCCAAGAAACCACCCCCCGAGGTTTTTCCGACCCCGAGCTGACCCGACTGGGTTCACAGAGCACTGAAGTGACCCTGGAGTCTGAAGACTTTTTGCAGGAATTTGCGGGCACTGACGGTGACCTAGCGCCTGCACCCGTATTTCTTGAGCAACCCGCAGAAGCAGGCTTTTTGGGAGCAGCCAGTAGCGCTCGAATTGACAGTATTTTCGCGTGGGGTCTCGCCGCCCAAACCTGCCAAACTCCCGTCTCGGAGGGGTGGTTAGTGGCAGGGTCCACCTCAACCGGTCGCCAGGGAGTCATTTCACTGTCTAACCCTGGCTCGGTGCCGGCCACCGTGGATCTTGGCGTGTATGGCCAATCTGGTCCGGTCACTGCGCCGGCCGGGCGAGGAATTTTGCTCCAGCCTGGCGAGCGTCGCGTGTTTAGCCTCTCGGGGCTCGCGCCCGCCGAGGAGTCACCCGTGATTTCGATGCGCAGTGCCGGAACACCGGTCAGTGTGACCCTGCACACGGCACTCATTCGAGGGCTGGATCCTGACGGTGCGGACCTGGTGGGGCTTCAAGGTGCACCCTCCACCCTCCGGGTGTTACCCGGTATGTGGTTGGAATCCGAAAATGCTCTCGCCCGGGTGAGTGGCCAAGACGGCTATAGCGATATTGGCCCGGTGTTGAGGTTGTTGGCGCCGGAGGTCGACGCTCAGGCTGTGGTGCGGGTGATCCGACCGATCGCCGGTGATGTGGTCAGCGAAGTGTCGCTCGAGGCGGGACGAGTATTTGATATCGCCTTGGACACCCTCGGCGAAGGCCACGCCGCTGTCGTGATCGAATCTGACCAACCCATTGTTGCGGGCGTAAAACACTCCAGTGTGGGTGATCCTCGGACCGATCTCGCCTGGTTGCCCTCCGCCCCACTCATTAATGGACCGGGCAGCGTGGTCGTGCCGGGCGGACCCGATGCGACTTTGCACGTGGTCAATAACGCTGACCAACCTGGAACGCTGAAGTTTGCCCGAGTCTCCGAAGACGGTGAACAGGTGCTCGCTGCGGGTGAGATTGATCTGCCCGCACAGGGGCTCAGCGTGCGCAGCCTCGGCGGAGGGGGCGGGGCATACATTTTTGAATCCGATGTCGAAGTGGCTATCGGTGTGGTGTTACGTGAGGACGGCGAGTTGGCCAACCTTGTCGCCACACCACCACCGGCTGCGTCGCCTGAAATTCTCGTCTACGCCCGTTAG
- the ahcY gene encoding adenosylhomocysteinase, whose protein sequence is MLTATPLQYRVADLSLAESGRHQIRLAEHEMPGLMALREEFGPHQPLKGARITGSLHMTVQTAVLIETLVALGAEVRWASCNIFSTQDEAAAAVVVGNGTVDDPQGSPVFAWKGETLDEYWWCTEQIFDWSAHGHNGPNMILDDGGDATMLVHKGVEFEAAGAVPEPQASDPAEWRVVLGVLAKNLAEAPGKWTEISGDIIGVSEETTTGVHRLYEFFKAGSLLFPAINVNDSVTKTKFDNKYGIRHSLIDGLNRATDTLIGGKVALVAGYGDVGKGSAESLRGQGARVIVTEIDPICALQAAMDGYQVAKLESVIDQVDIFVTSTGNKDVFTLDHLLAMKHQAIVANVGHFDNEIDIAGLESLKGATSIEIKPQVHEWQLPNGRSVLMLSEGRLMNLGNATGHPSFVMSTSFANQVLAQIELFQFPDAYPIGVHLLPKKLDEKVARLHLDALGVELTELSDEQAAYIGVAKEGPYKVDHYRY, encoded by the coding sequence ATGTTGACTGCTACCCCACTCCAATACCGCGTCGCCGACCTTTCTCTTGCTGAGTCAGGCCGCCACCAAATTCGCCTCGCCGAGCACGAAATGCCCGGCCTGATGGCTCTTCGTGAAGAGTTTGGTCCCCACCAACCCTTAAAGGGTGCCCGGATTACTGGTTCGCTGCACATGACCGTGCAGACCGCGGTCCTGATCGAAACCCTCGTCGCACTCGGTGCTGAGGTGCGTTGGGCGTCGTGCAATATTTTCTCCACCCAAGACGAAGCCGCTGCGGCCGTAGTGGTCGGAAACGGCACCGTCGACGACCCTCAAGGTAGCCCCGTGTTTGCCTGGAAGGGTGAAACCCTCGACGAATACTGGTGGTGCACCGAACAGATTTTTGACTGGTCGGCTCACGGCCACAACGGGCCCAACATGATCTTGGATGACGGTGGCGACGCCACCATGCTCGTGCACAAGGGTGTCGAATTTGAGGCAGCCGGTGCGGTTCCCGAACCCCAAGCGTCTGACCCTGCCGAATGGCGTGTGGTGTTGGGTGTGTTGGCAAAGAACCTCGCTGAGGCTCCAGGTAAGTGGACCGAAATTTCTGGCGACATTATCGGCGTCTCGGAAGAGACCACAACAGGTGTGCACCGCTTGTACGAATTTTTCAAAGCCGGCTCACTGTTGTTCCCGGCCATCAACGTCAACGATTCGGTCACCAAGACGAAGTTTGACAACAAGTACGGCATCCGCCACTCGTTGATCGATGGCTTAAACCGCGCCACCGACACCCTCATCGGCGGCAAGGTCGCTCTCGTTGCCGGCTACGGTGATGTGGGTAAAGGCTCTGCTGAGTCGCTTCGCGGTCAAGGTGCCCGCGTGATTGTCACCGAAATTGACCCCATTTGCGCCCTGCAGGCCGCGATGGATGGCTACCAGGTCGCCAAGTTGGAAAGTGTCATCGACCAGGTAGACATTTTCGTGACCTCGACGGGCAACAAGGATGTCTTCACGCTCGATCACCTTTTGGCGATGAAGCACCAAGCGATTGTCGCCAACGTGGGGCATTTCGACAACGAAATCGATATTGCCGGTTTGGAAAGCCTCAAAGGCGCAACCAGCATCGAAATCAAGCCCCAGGTGCACGAATGGCAGCTTCCCAACGGTCGCAGCGTGTTGATGCTAAGCGAAGGGCGTCTGATGAACCTCGGTAACGCCACTGGCCACCCGAGCTTCGTGATGAGTACTTCGTTTGCCAACCAGGTCCTCGCACAAATCGAACTCTTCCAGTTCCCCGATGCGTACCCCATTGGTGTGCACCTGTTGCCGAAGAAACTGGATGAGAAAGTTGCCAGGCTCCACCTCGATGCTCTCGGTGTGGAACTGACCGAATTGTCTGACGAGCAGGCCGCCTACATTGGTGTGGCAAAGGAAGGCCCCTACAAGGTCGACCACTACCGCTACTAA
- a CDS encoding WhiB family transcriptional regulator — protein MGIPGVRDHDDGALAWQADALCSQTDPEAFFPEKGGSTREAKKICQQCEVSSECLEYALSNDERFGIWGGLSERERRRLRRRA, from the coding sequence CTGGGCATCCCAGGAGTCCGCGACCACGATGACGGGGCGTTGGCGTGGCAGGCAGATGCGCTGTGTTCACAGACCGACCCAGAAGCATTTTTTCCCGAAAAAGGTGGCTCCACCCGGGAGGCAAAAAAGATTTGTCAACAGTGCGAAGTGAGCTCCGAATGCTTGGAGTACGCCCTGTCTAACGACGAGCGTTTTGGCATTTGGGGTGGGCTCTCCGAGCGCGAGCGTCGTCGCCTGCGTCGGCGCGCCTAG
- the manA gene encoding mannose-6-phosphate isomerase, class I yields MAIAKLSRTLAHYPWGGSGAISELFGWSASDKPEAEWWLGVHPVRPSTLAADGGPLAQWLQRYDARSDLPYLFKVLAPTMPLSLQVHPSTEQAHEGYDREVQQGVSLDASNRLFKDRFAKPELVVALEGGFHALAGVRPVTQTIDALTELRGRSDAPAVDDYISRLEQDGIAQTLGWLLRGGEDVLELVGQLGQLAEAPVTQGDRAEGMTGHNPVRLATDTILRLQKHFPGDAGIAVAMLLHRVDLDPGEALFVDAGVPHAYLEGYAVELMAPSDNVLRGGLTTKHVDVEAFLDVVVLQPGDAPRLTPEVDDSGVSTYRPAGHGFQLSRLHGSGLQERITLSGPSIVLCTAGSWQVRGPRGSITASRGEAWAVSQSESPLTLEGSGELWWASPSEVRQQVSQQVPQ; encoded by the coding sequence ATGGCAATAGCGAAACTGAGCCGAACCCTCGCCCACTACCCGTGGGGAGGAAGCGGCGCCATTTCGGAGCTTTTCGGGTGGAGCGCCTCAGACAAACCCGAAGCCGAATGGTGGCTGGGTGTCCACCCGGTGCGCCCCAGCACCCTGGCTGCTGACGGGGGGCCATTGGCGCAGTGGTTGCAGCGCTACGACGCGCGTTCCGATTTGCCCTATCTGTTCAAAGTCTTAGCCCCCACCATGCCGCTGTCACTGCAGGTGCACCCCAGCACCGAGCAGGCCCACGAAGGCTACGACCGTGAAGTTCAACAGGGGGTCTCACTTGATGCCAGTAACCGGTTATTCAAAGACCGTTTCGCAAAACCGGAACTCGTTGTCGCCTTAGAGGGAGGCTTCCACGCCTTAGCGGGTGTGCGCCCTGTGACCCAGACGATTGACGCACTCACTGAGCTTCGAGGCAGAAGCGATGCGCCCGCCGTCGATGACTACATTTCTCGCCTCGAGCAGGACGGTATTGCGCAGACACTGGGGTGGTTGTTGCGTGGCGGCGAAGATGTTCTGGAGTTGGTGGGTCAATTGGGTCAACTCGCTGAAGCACCAGTTACCCAAGGTGACCGTGCAGAGGGCATGACAGGACACAACCCTGTACGCCTCGCGACCGACACCATCTTGCGCTTGCAGAAACATTTCCCCGGGGACGCGGGAATCGCCGTGGCCATGTTGCTCCACCGGGTAGACCTCGACCCCGGCGAGGCACTGTTTGTTGATGCGGGAGTCCCGCACGCTTACCTCGAGGGCTACGCCGTGGAATTAATGGCCCCCAGTGACAATGTCCTCCGCGGTGGTCTCACCACAAAACACGTCGATGTGGAGGCGTTTTTAGACGTGGTCGTCTTGCAGCCAGGCGATGCGCCACGCCTGACCCCAGAGGTGGATGATTCCGGGGTGAGTACTTATCGACCGGCCGGTCACGGTTTTCAGTTGTCCAGGTTGCACGGCAGTGGGCTTCAAGAGCGCATTACGCTAAGCGGCCCCAGCATCGTCTTATGCACTGCGGGAAGTTGGCAGGTGCGTGGACCCCGTGGATCGATTACCGCGAGCCGCGGTGAAGCCTGGGCGGTCAGCCAATCAGAATCACCGCTCACTTTGGAAGGATCAGGTGAACTGTGGTGGGCCAGTCCCAGTGAGGTCCGACAGCAGGTCTCACAGCAGGTGCCACAGTAG
- the galE gene encoding UDP-glucose 4-epimerase GalE → MKFLVTGGAGYIGGHTVYSLVNAGHEVVVIDDLSSGRAEVLPEGVVLVRGSVTNPGALDEAFSHHVDGVIHFAGFKHAGVSVEKPLLTYDQNVVGMLRLLEAMERAGVGHIVFSSTSAVYGDVDAPVIHEDAPKNPASPYGESKLVGEWILRDQGVATGLKHCSLRYFNVVGSGVPGIYDTSPYSLLSMVFAALGRGETPGVFGTDYDTPDGTCIRDYIHVQALADAHVQVAEKLVSGQPLQGAYNLGSGTGSSVAQMMTEVARVTGIDFEPEAWPRRAGDPMKVVASGEAAARDVGWTMQQSVAEMVSSAWREYSAAHGVSRK, encoded by the coding sequence ATGAAATTTCTCGTCACCGGAGGCGCCGGATACATCGGTGGGCATACCGTTTACTCACTAGTTAACGCCGGTCACGAGGTCGTCGTCATCGACGACCTCTCCTCTGGCCGGGCAGAGGTCCTCCCCGAAGGGGTCGTCCTTGTTCGTGGGTCGGTGACGAACCCAGGTGCACTCGATGAAGCGTTTAGCCACCACGTGGACGGGGTAATTCACTTCGCCGGGTTTAAACACGCAGGGGTAAGTGTCGAAAAACCACTCCTGACGTACGACCAAAACGTTGTCGGGATGCTTCGACTCTTGGAAGCTATGGAGCGCGCCGGTGTTGGACACATCGTGTTTTCTTCCACCTCCGCCGTCTATGGCGATGTGGATGCACCGGTTATTCATGAAGATGCGCCCAAAAACCCAGCCTCGCCTTACGGTGAATCCAAACTGGTGGGCGAGTGGATTTTGCGCGACCAGGGTGTTGCCACGGGCCTGAAACACTGTTCGCTTCGGTACTTCAACGTGGTGGGATCCGGGGTGCCAGGTATCTATGACACCAGCCCCTACTCGTTGCTGTCTATGGTGTTCGCCGCGTTGGGTAGGGGAGAAACCCCTGGAGTGTTTGGCACCGACTATGACACCCCGGACGGCACCTGCATTCGCGACTACATTCACGTGCAAGCGCTCGCCGACGCCCACGTCCAGGTGGCTGAAAAGCTTGTCTCCGGTCAGCCCCTGCAGGGCGCCTACAACCTCGGCAGCGGCACCGGTTCAAGCGTGGCGCAGATGATGACCGAAGTGGCGAGAGTCACGGGCATTGACTTTGAACCCGAAGCGTGGCCCCGCCGGGCAGGCGATCCGATGAAGGTTGTCGCCTCCGGTGAGGCCGCAGCCCGCGATGTGGGATGGACCATGCAGCAGTCGGTGGCGGAAATGGTCAGCTCCGCCTGGCGAGAATATTCCGCCGCTCACGGCGTGTCGCGGAAATAA